A single Elephas maximus indicus isolate mEleMax1 chromosome 2, mEleMax1 primary haplotype, whole genome shotgun sequence DNA region contains:
- the LOC126067786 gene encoding olfactory receptor 2A12-like: protein MGQQNSSTITELVLIGFSNHPQAEIPLFFLFSLIYLVNLFGNTAIITLVVFDSFLHTPMYFFLCHLAFLNLYFSTLVVPKMLFNFIVTRKVMSCNFCLAQTYITLFLEATECFLLAVMALDRYVAICYPLRYLIVMNWSVCLALSLGAWTLGFFASVVPLYFIILPLCGPYIVDYIFCELPILLHMFCGDTSLDETMMVAGGAGTVLFPFLLIIFSYLHILLAVMRIDSAEGRKKAFSTCTSHLTVVTIYYGTGLVRYVRPKSLYSAEGDKLISLFYAVINPLMNPFIYSLRNKEVKGAMGRVMERYKKSQQITD, encoded by the coding sequence ATGGGACAGCAAAATTCCAGCACAATTACTGAGCTTGTACTTATTGGATTTTCCAATCACCCCCAAGCTGAGAtccccctcttcttcctcttctctctgatCTACTTggtaaatctttttggaaacaCAGCCATCATCACCTTAGTGGTTTTTGATTCCTttctccacacacccatgtatttttttctctgtcatctcGCCTTCCTAAATTTATATTTTAGCACACTTGTGGTCCCAAAAATGCTTTTTAACTTCATTGTAACCAGAAAAGTCATGTCTTGCAACTTCTGCCTTGCCCAGACCTACATCACTTTATTCCTGGAGGCAACTGAGTGCTTTCTGCTTGCAGTGATGGCTTTGGATCGCTATGTGGCTATTTGTTACCCACTTCGATACCTGATTGTCATGaactggtctgtgtgtctggcACTATCTCTGGGGGCCTGGACCCTTGGCTTCTTTGCCTCAGTAGTGCCACTCTACTTCATAATCCTCCCACTCTGTGGTCCATATATTGTTGACTATATTTTCTGTGAACTGCCCATCCTTCTTCACATGTTCTGTGGTGATACATCCCTGGATGAGACCATGATGGTGGCAGGAGGGGCTGGAACCGTGTTATTCCCCTTCCTCCTCATTATATTCTCCTACCTCCACATCTTGTTGGCTGTGATGAGAATAGACTCAGCTGAGGGCAGGAAAAAAGCCTTTTCCACTTGTACTTCTCACCTGACTGTGGTGACCATATATTATGGGACAGGGTTGGTCAGGTACGTGAGACCCAAGTCCCTTTACTCCGCAGAAGGAGATAAACTGATCTCCTTGTTCTATGCGGTCATCAACCCTCTGATGAATCCTTTTatttacagcctgaggaacaaggaaGTGAAGGGGGCGATGGGAAGAGTAATGGAGAGATACAAAAAAAGCCAACAAATCACAGattaa